The following coding sequences are from one Macaca mulatta isolate MMU2019108-1 chromosome 7, T2T-MMU8v2.0, whole genome shotgun sequence window:
- the OAZ2 gene encoding ornithine decarboxylase antizyme 2 (protein translation is dependent on polyamine-induced +1 ribosomal frameshift), with amino-acid sequence MINTQDSSILPLSNCPQLQCCRHIVPGPLWCSDAPHPLSKIPGGRGGGRDPSLSALIYKDEKLTVTQDLPVNDGKPHIVHFQYEVTEVKVSSWDAVLSSQSLFVEIPDGLLADGSKEGLLALLEFAEEKMKVNYVFICFRKGREDRAPLLKTFSFLGFEIVRPGHPCVPSRPDVMFMVYPLDQNLSDED; translated from the exons ATGATAAACACCCAGGACAG TAGTATTTTGCCTTTGAGTAACTGTCCCCAGCTCCAGTGCTGCAGGCACATTGTTCCAGGGCCTCTGTGGTGCTCC GATGCCCCTCACCCACTGTCGAAGATCCCCGGTGGGCGAGGGGGCGGCAGGGATCCTTCTCTCTCAGCTCTAATATATAAG GACGAGAAGCTCACTGTGACCCAGGACCTCCCTGTGAATGATGGAAAACCTCACATCGTCCACTTCCAGTATGAGGTCACCGAGGTGAAGGTCTCTTCTTGGGATGCAGTCCTGTCCAGCCAGAGCCTGTTTGTAGAAATCCCAGATGGATTATTAGCTGATGGGAGCAAAGAAGG ATTGTTAGCACTGCTAGAGTTTGCTGAAGAGAAGATGAAAGTGAACTATGTCTTCATCTGCTTCAGGAAGGGCCGAGAAGACAGAG CTCCACTCCTGAAGACCTTCAGCTTCTTGGGCTTTGAGATTGTACGTCCAGGCCATCCCTGTGTCCCCTCTCGGCCAGATGTGATGTTCATGGTTTATCCCCTGGACCAGAACTTGTCCGATGAGGACTAA